Proteins co-encoded in one Pseudarthrobacter chlorophenolicus A6 genomic window:
- a CDS encoding catalase yields the protein MTVISTTQSGAPVTSDAHSKSVGADGAIILTDHYLVEKLAQFNRERVPERVVHAKGGGAFGTFKATEDISKYTKAAFLQPGVETEMLIRFSSVAGENGSPDTWRDPRGFAVKFYTSEGNYDLVGNNTPVFFIRDGIKFPDFIHSQKRLPGTHLRDADMQWDFWTLSPESAHQVTWLMGDRGLPASWREMQGYGSHTYQWINAEGERFWVKYHFKSNQGVKSMTSDEAEALAGSDADFYIRDLHENIEAGNLPSWDLHVQVMPYEDAKTYRFNPFDLTKVWPHADYPLIKVGTMELNRNPENYFAQIEQATFAPSNFVPGIAASPDKMLQARIFSYADAHRYRVGTNHAQIPVNQPKNEVNNYSQDGQGRFLFNAPSVPVYAPNTFGGPAAVEPQNAAGGWENDGELTLAAHSLHAEDGDFVQAGALYREVYDEATKARFLETITGAVGGVKRSDIKERAIQYWTNVDAELGAKLRANLGAAGQPESDAEAANKL from the coding sequence ATGACTGTCATTTCGACCACACAGTCGGGTGCCCCGGTTACGTCCGACGCCCACTCGAAGTCAGTTGGTGCCGACGGTGCCATCATCCTGACTGACCACTACCTGGTGGAAAAGCTCGCCCAGTTCAACCGCGAGCGGGTTCCGGAGCGCGTAGTGCACGCCAAGGGCGGCGGCGCATTCGGTACGTTCAAGGCCACCGAGGACATCTCCAAGTACACGAAGGCCGCATTCCTGCAGCCCGGTGTCGAGACCGAGATGCTGATCCGTTTCTCCTCGGTTGCCGGCGAGAACGGTTCCCCCGACACCTGGCGTGACCCGCGCGGTTTCGCCGTGAAGTTCTACACCAGCGAGGGCAACTACGACCTCGTGGGCAACAACACTCCGGTGTTCTTCATCCGCGACGGCATCAAGTTCCCGGACTTCATCCACTCCCAGAAGCGACTGCCGGGCACGCACCTGCGCGACGCCGACATGCAGTGGGACTTCTGGACCCTGTCCCCCGAGTCCGCCCACCAGGTGACCTGGCTGATGGGTGACCGCGGCCTTCCGGCATCCTGGCGGGAAATGCAGGGCTACGGCTCGCACACCTACCAGTGGATCAACGCCGAGGGCGAGCGTTTCTGGGTCAAGTACCACTTCAAGTCCAACCAGGGCGTGAAGAGCATGACCTCCGACGAAGCCGAAGCACTGGCGGGTTCGGACGCGGACTTCTACATCCGCGACCTGCACGAAAACATCGAAGCCGGCAACCTGCCCTCCTGGGACCTGCACGTCCAGGTCATGCCGTATGAAGATGCCAAGACCTACCGCTTCAACCCGTTCGACCTGACCAAGGTCTGGCCGCACGCTGACTACCCGCTGATCAAGGTGGGCACCATGGAGCTGAACCGCAACCCGGAGAACTACTTCGCGCAGATCGAACAGGCCACCTTTGCGCCGTCGAACTTCGTGCCGGGCATTGCCGCTTCCCCGGACAAGATGCTGCAGGCCCGCATCTTCTCCTACGCGGACGCCCACCGCTACCGCGTTGGCACCAACCACGCCCAGATCCCGGTGAACCAGCCGAAGAACGAGGTCAACAACTACAGCCAGGACGGCCAGGGCAGGTTCCTGTTCAACGCGCCTTCCGTTCCGGTGTACGCACCCAACACCTTCGGCGGCCCGGCTGCCGTTGAGCCGCAGAACGCGGCAGGCGGCTGGGAGAACGACGGCGAGCTGACCCTCGCAGCGCACTCCCTCCACGCTGAGGACGGCGACTTCGTCCAGGCCGGCGCGCTTTACCGCGAGGTCTACGACGAAGCCACCAAGGCCCGCTTCCTCGAAACCATCACCGGTGCTGTGGGCGGCGTGAAGCGCTCCGACATCAAGGAACGCGCCATCCAGTACTGGACCAACGTTGACGCCGAGCTCGGCGCCAAGCTGCGCGCCAACCTGGGTGCGGCGGGCCAGCCGGAATCCGACGCCGAGGCAGCCAACAAGCTCTAG
- a CDS encoding DUF779 domain-containing protein, with protein sequence MFPDSLRAAVTLPGEVFSRVALTPEAADLLRLLWLQHGPLMFHQSGGCCDGSSPMCYPAGDFQTGDADVLLGLFDLSDGLEPQPLEFWMSREQFNYWSHTHLTVDVVPGRGSGFSVEAPEGKRFLIRSTLMDWPA encoded by the coding sequence ATGTTCCCGGACAGCCTGCGGGCCGCCGTGACGCTGCCCGGTGAGGTCTTCTCCCGGGTGGCGCTCACGCCGGAGGCTGCAGACCTTCTGCGCCTGCTGTGGCTGCAGCACGGGCCGCTGATGTTCCACCAGTCCGGCGGCTGCTGCGACGGATCCTCGCCGATGTGCTACCCGGCCGGCGACTTCCAGACCGGCGATGCGGATGTCCTGCTGGGGCTGTTCGACCTGTCCGACGGGCTGGAGCCGCAGCCCCTCGAATTCTGGATGTCCCGGGAGCAGTTCAACTACTGGAGCCACACCCACCTGACCGTGGATGTGGTGCCCGGCAGGGGCAGCGGCTTCTCCGTGGAGGCGCCGGAAGGCAAACGCTTCCTGATCCGTTCGACCCTGATGGACTGGCCGGCCTGA
- a CDS encoding helix-turn-helix domain-containing protein, giving the protein MKNLTQPEPLQRSALAAHEKLDGGRFPDAPDVPGLRSLIRESWLRSAGFKANPDNPAAPLAMDHDELEDYRSRHPLATIMPVINKLLVQPSHDTGLLVAVGDEVGRLLWVDGDPSLQRRAEGMMFVAGADWSEATVGTSAPGTALALGRGIQIAGAEHYQRAVHPWSCTAVPFHDPDSGALLGVVDITGTAAAVAPHTLSLVEATVAAAQAQLRVERLQAAAQLAATPVRRRSTASAARAPGAGAREGSLYRNSLQLLGRDQALLSIDGKTVALSARHSEILALLSTHPDGLSAEELCVLLYPAEGSSITLRAEMVRLRKVLQQLNPGAVPESRPYRLPLDLVPDCGQVLSCLQRGAHRIALEIYRGAVLPRSEAPGIIDLRNKVSSLLREAVLTDGSADSLLRYAALPEARDDVGIRRAALRLLPPRSPKRAAVVAELERLEAELRA; this is encoded by the coding sequence ATGAAGAACCTCACCCAGCCGGAGCCGCTGCAACGCAGTGCCCTTGCCGCCCACGAGAAACTCGACGGCGGCCGGTTTCCCGATGCGCCCGACGTTCCCGGCCTGCGTTCGCTGATCCGCGAATCATGGCTGCGCTCCGCCGGGTTCAAGGCCAACCCGGACAACCCGGCCGCGCCGCTGGCCATGGACCACGATGAACTTGAGGACTACCGGAGCCGGCATCCGCTGGCCACCATCATGCCTGTCATCAACAAGCTCCTGGTCCAGCCCAGCCACGACACCGGCCTCCTGGTGGCGGTGGGTGACGAGGTGGGCCGGCTGCTGTGGGTGGACGGGGATCCTTCCCTGCAGCGCCGTGCGGAAGGCATGATGTTCGTTGCCGGGGCCGACTGGTCCGAAGCCACCGTGGGCACCAGCGCCCCGGGCACTGCCCTGGCGCTGGGCCGCGGGATCCAGATCGCCGGCGCGGAGCACTACCAGCGGGCCGTCCATCCCTGGAGCTGCACGGCCGTCCCCTTCCACGATCCCGATTCCGGCGCGCTGCTGGGGGTAGTGGACATCACCGGAACGGCTGCCGCAGTGGCCCCGCACACCCTGTCGCTGGTGGAGGCCACCGTGGCGGCCGCCCAGGCCCAGCTGCGGGTGGAGCGGCTCCAGGCCGCCGCGCAGCTGGCCGCCACGCCCGTACGACGCCGGTCCACGGCATCCGCTGCCCGGGCACCGGGCGCTGGTGCACGGGAGGGCAGCCTGTACCGCAACAGCCTCCAGCTGCTGGGCCGCGACCAGGCACTGCTGAGCATCGACGGCAAGACCGTTGCGCTGTCCGCCCGGCACAGCGAGATCCTCGCCCTGCTGAGTACGCACCCGGACGGGCTGAGTGCCGAGGAACTGTGCGTCCTGCTCTACCCGGCGGAAGGTTCCAGCATCACCCTGCGGGCCGAAATGGTGCGACTGCGGAAGGTCCTGCAACAGCTCAACCCCGGCGCCGTGCCCGAATCCAGGCCCTACCGGCTCCCGCTGGACCTGGTGCCCGACTGCGGCCAGGTGCTCAGCTGCCTGCAGCGCGGTGCCCACCGCATTGCGCTGGAAATCTACCGGGGCGCGGTGCTGCCGCGGTCCGAGGCGCCGGGCATCATCGACCTCCGAAACAAAGTCTCCTCACTCCTGCGCGAGGCTGTCCTCACCGACGGCAGCGCCGATTCCCTGCTCCGCTACGCCGCGCTCCCCGAGGCAAGGGACGACGTCGGGATCCGCCGTGCCGCGCTCCGCCTCCTGCCGCCGCGCTCGCCAAAGCGGGCCGCCGTCGTCGCCGAACTGGAACGGCTGGAAGCCGAACTTCGCGCCTAG
- the adhP gene encoding alcohol dehydrogenase AdhP yields the protein MTTTMQAAVVNTFGTDLQVQELPIPTPGPGEALVKVLTTGVCHTDLHAAEGDWPVKPTPPFVPGHEGVGEVVALGEGVTDLAVGDMVGNAWLWSACGDCQYCRTGWETLCEAQKNGGYSVDGSFGEYMLVNTRYAARIPAGSDPVEVAPVLCAGVTVYKGLKMTEAQPGQWVTISGIGGLGHIAVQYAVAMGLRVAAVDIADDKLALAKAHGAALTVNALHEDPAEVIQRETGGCHGVLVTAVHPSAFGQAIGMARRGGTIVFNGLPPGDFPAPIFEIVLKGLTVRGSIVGTRQDLEEALDFYAQGKIHPTVSVRELSEVNAVFDEMKHAKIDGRVVLRF from the coding sequence ATGACGACGACAATGCAAGCAGCAGTGGTCAACACTTTCGGTACCGACCTGCAGGTCCAGGAACTGCCCATCCCTACCCCCGGCCCGGGGGAGGCCCTCGTGAAGGTCCTCACCACCGGCGTCTGCCACACCGATCTCCATGCCGCGGAAGGCGACTGGCCCGTCAAGCCAACGCCGCCGTTCGTGCCCGGCCATGAAGGCGTCGGTGAGGTGGTGGCACTCGGCGAAGGCGTCACCGACCTCGCCGTCGGGGACATGGTGGGCAATGCCTGGCTGTGGTCCGCCTGTGGCGATTGCCAGTATTGCCGCACCGGCTGGGAGACCCTGTGCGAGGCACAAAAGAACGGCGGCTACAGCGTGGACGGGTCCTTTGGCGAGTACATGCTTGTCAACACCCGGTACGCCGCCCGCATACCGGCGGGATCCGACCCCGTCGAGGTGGCGCCGGTGCTCTGCGCCGGCGTCACCGTCTACAAGGGCCTGAAGATGACGGAGGCGCAGCCCGGCCAGTGGGTCACCATCTCCGGGATCGGCGGGCTGGGACATATTGCCGTGCAGTACGCCGTTGCCATGGGCCTCCGGGTGGCAGCCGTCGACATCGCCGATGACAAGCTCGCCCTGGCCAAGGCCCACGGTGCGGCCCTGACGGTCAATGCCCTGCACGAAGATCCGGCGGAGGTGATCCAGCGCGAGACAGGAGGTTGCCATGGAGTGCTGGTTACCGCGGTGCACCCTTCAGCGTTCGGGCAGGCCATCGGTATGGCCCGCCGCGGCGGCACCATTGTGTTCAACGGGCTGCCGCCGGGCGACTTCCCGGCGCCGATCTTCGAGATTGTGCTCAAGGGCCTGACCGTCCGCGGTTCCATCGTGGGTACCCGGCAGGACCTGGAGGAGGCCCTGGACTTCTACGCCCAGGGGAAGATCCACCCTACCGTCTCAGTCCGGGAACTGTCCGAGGTCAACGCGGTCTTCGATGAGATGAAGCACGCCAAGATCGACGGCCGCGTGGTCCTGAGGTTCTGA
- the exaC gene encoding acetaldehyde dehydrogenase ExaC: MTVYAQPGTEGSKVTFKDRYENWIGGEWVAPVKGQYFENITPVTGKAFCEVARGTAEDIELALDAAHKVAPSWGKTSVAERAAILNRIADRIDENLEMLAVAESWDNGKPIRETLNADLPLAADHFRYFASAVRAQEGSLSQLDEDTTAYHFHEPLGVVGQIIPWNFPILMAVWKLAPALAAGNAVVLKPAEQTPSSILVLMELIGDLLPAGVVNVVNGFGVEAGKPLASSSRIRKIAFTGETTTGRLISQYASQNLIPVTLELGGKSPNIFFGDVAQADDAFYDKAQEGFALFAFNQGEVCTCPSRALVQEDIYESFMADAVARVEKMVQGNPLDTDTQVGAQASNDQLEKILSYIDIGKQEGAKILTGGARAELPGDLAGGFYVQPTVFEGHNRMRIFQEEIFGPVVAVTKFSDYNDAMGIANDTLYGLGAGVWSRNGNIAYRAGREIQAGRVWVNNYHAYPAGAAFGGYKSSGIGRENHAMMLDHYQQTKNLLVSYNENKLGFF, from the coding sequence ATGACCGTTTACGCACAGCCGGGTACCGAGGGCTCGAAGGTCACCTTCAAGGACCGTTACGAGAACTGGATCGGCGGCGAATGGGTGGCCCCGGTCAAGGGCCAGTACTTCGAGAACATCACTCCGGTGACGGGCAAGGCGTTCTGCGAAGTGGCCCGCGGCACCGCAGAGGACATCGAGCTTGCGCTGGATGCCGCACACAAGGTTGCACCGTCCTGGGGTAAGACGTCCGTGGCCGAGCGCGCAGCCATCCTGAACAGGATCGCGGACCGCATCGACGAAAACCTCGAAATGCTGGCCGTTGCCGAATCCTGGGACAACGGCAAGCCCATCCGCGAAACCCTTAACGCCGACCTCCCGCTGGCCGCCGACCACTTCCGCTACTTCGCCTCGGCGGTCCGGGCCCAGGAGGGCTCCCTTTCGCAGCTCGACGAGGACACCACCGCCTATCACTTCCACGAGCCGCTGGGTGTCGTGGGCCAGATCATTCCCTGGAACTTCCCCATCCTGATGGCCGTCTGGAAGCTGGCCCCGGCCCTGGCCGCCGGCAATGCCGTGGTGCTCAAGCCCGCCGAGCAGACGCCGTCGTCCATCCTGGTCCTCATGGAGCTCATCGGCGACCTGCTGCCCGCCGGTGTGGTCAACGTGGTCAACGGCTTCGGCGTGGAGGCCGGCAAGCCCCTCGCCTCCAGCTCCCGGATCCGCAAGATCGCCTTCACCGGCGAAACCACCACCGGGCGCCTGATCAGCCAGTACGCCAGCCAGAACCTCATCCCGGTCACCCTGGAGCTCGGCGGCAAGAGCCCGAATATCTTCTTCGGCGACGTTGCCCAGGCTGACGACGCGTTCTACGACAAGGCCCAGGAAGGGTTCGCCCTGTTCGCCTTCAACCAGGGCGAAGTCTGCACCTGCCCGTCTCGCGCCCTGGTGCAGGAAGACATCTACGAGTCCTTCATGGCCGATGCCGTGGCGCGGGTGGAGAAGATGGTGCAGGGCAACCCGCTGGACACCGACACCCAGGTGGGTGCGCAGGCCTCGAACGACCAGCTTGAGAAGATCCTTTCCTACATCGACATCGGAAAGCAGGAGGGTGCCAAGATCCTCACCGGAGGCGCCCGTGCCGAACTGCCCGGCGACCTGGCCGGCGGTTTCTACGTCCAGCCCACCGTCTTCGAGGGCCACAACCGGATGCGGATCTTCCAGGAGGAGATCTTCGGACCTGTGGTGGCCGTGACGAAATTCAGCGACTACAACGACGCCATGGGCATCGCCAACGACACCCTTTACGGGCTCGGCGCCGGCGTCTGGTCCCGCAACGGCAACATCGCCTACCGCGCGGGCCGTGAAATCCAGGCCGGCCGTGTCTGGGTCAACAACTACCACGCCTACCCGGCGGGTGCCGCGTTCGGCGGCTACAAGTCCTCAGGCATCGGCCGTGAAAACCACGCGATGATGCTGGACCACTACCAGCAGACCAAGAACCTGCTGGTCAGCTACAACGAGAACAAGCTGGGCTTCTTCTAA
- a CDS encoding Fur family transcriptional regulator: MTEHFDGQDAWAAALRAHGRRVTKQRLAVLAAVERHPHSPAESILAAARAELPELTAQSVYVVLGDLTDLHMLRRFEPPHSPALYETRVDDNHHHAICISCGRVEDVDCAVGHAPCLTPHWDEKSKPMTIQIADVMYQGICQDCQQSQKQAFNPPLQINEK, from the coding sequence ATGACGGAACACTTTGACGGCCAGGACGCATGGGCTGCAGCCCTGCGTGCCCACGGCCGCAGGGTGACCAAGCAGCGGCTCGCTGTACTCGCCGCCGTCGAACGCCACCCCCACTCCCCCGCCGAAAGCATCCTGGCCGCAGCCCGCGCCGAGCTTCCGGAACTGACGGCACAGTCCGTCTACGTGGTGCTCGGAGACCTGACGGACCTGCACATGCTCCGCCGGTTCGAGCCTCCCCACTCCCCTGCCCTCTATGAAACGCGGGTGGACGACAACCACCACCACGCCATCTGCATCAGCTGCGGGCGGGTGGAGGATGTGGACTGCGCAGTGGGCCATGCCCCGTGCCTGACCCCGCACTGGGACGAAAAGTCCAAGCCGATGACCATCCAGATCGCCGATGTCATGTACCAGGGCATCTGCCAGGACTGCCAGCAGTCCCAGAAACAAGCTTTCAATCCTCCCCTACAGATAAATGAGAAATAG
- a CDS encoding DUF2461 domain-containing protein, which translates to MDTFAGIPPEAFRFYEELEDNNNREWWLEHKSTYDSAVREPLELLLAGLEPEFGPAKLFRPYRDVRFSQDKSPYKTAQGAFAIRQEGVGFYLQVSADGLLVGGGYHSHSPAQLARYRAAADASASGSGLQDIVDSLARAGFAIEGEKLKTVPRGFDRDHPRAELLKHKTLSAGVELGRPGWASTTAASEEIAGRWRELRPLVEWVGRYAAP; encoded by the coding sequence ATGGACACTTTCGCAGGGATTCCGCCGGAGGCCTTCCGCTTCTACGAGGAACTCGAAGACAACAACAACCGTGAATGGTGGCTGGAGCACAAGTCCACCTACGACTCCGCGGTCCGGGAGCCGCTGGAGCTGCTCCTGGCCGGGCTTGAGCCCGAATTCGGACCGGCCAAACTGTTCCGGCCCTACCGAGACGTCCGGTTCTCACAGGACAAATCCCCGTACAAGACCGCCCAGGGCGCCTTCGCCATCCGGCAGGAAGGGGTGGGCTTCTACCTCCAGGTCAGCGCTGACGGGCTGCTGGTGGGCGGCGGCTACCACTCGCATTCGCCGGCCCAGCTGGCCAGGTACCGTGCCGCCGCAGATGCTTCGGCCAGCGGGTCCGGGCTGCAGGACATTGTGGATTCGCTGGCGCGGGCCGGGTTCGCCATTGAGGGCGAAAAGCTCAAGACTGTCCCCCGCGGTTTTGACCGGGACCACCCGCGTGCGGAGCTGCTCAAGCATAAGACCCTGTCCGCTGGAGTTGAGCTGGGCCGGCCCGGGTGGGCGTCCACGACGGCGGCCAGCGAAGAAATTGCCGGCAGGTGGCGGGAGCTGCGTCCCCTGGTGGAGTGGGTGGGCCGGTACGCCGCCCCATGA
- a CDS encoding TetR/AcrR family transcriptional regulator, translating to MARPTRPERKAELLGAIQDYLMDKTLTQLTFRSLAEGLGMSSYVLVYHFGSRDQLINDIVVSIESRLDRLRSTDVREIDRAAWRAFLLDSWQWTMAQRNRHLTRLEFEAAAQDIVAPEPRGTSREHFRMLHHQTRDWLMVQGIEEEFADTDARLFTSTFYGLQFDFVVMNEPEAATQAFELMLTVFFNNLETRLAAAGQ from the coding sequence ATGGCACGCCCTACAAGACCCGAACGCAAAGCCGAACTGCTGGGCGCCATCCAGGACTACCTCATGGACAAGACCCTCACGCAGCTGACGTTCCGCAGCCTGGCAGAGGGGCTGGGCATGAGTTCCTACGTGCTGGTGTACCACTTCGGCAGCAGGGACCAGCTGATCAACGACATTGTGGTGTCCATCGAGTCCAGGCTGGACCGGCTGCGCAGCACCGACGTCCGTGAGATTGACCGGGCAGCGTGGCGTGCTTTCCTCCTCGATTCCTGGCAGTGGACCATGGCCCAGCGCAACCGGCACCTGACCCGCCTGGAGTTCGAGGCCGCGGCCCAGGACATTGTGGCGCCGGAACCCCGCGGGACCTCCCGGGAGCATTTCCGGATGCTGCACCACCAGACGCGCGACTGGCTGATGGTGCAGGGCATCGAGGAAGAATTCGCGGACACCGATGCCCGGCTTTTCACGTCCACGTTCTACGGGCTGCAGTTCGACTTCGTGGTGATGAACGAGCCGGAGGCCGCCACCCAGGCCTTCGAACTGATGCTGACGGTGTTCTTCAACAACCTCGAGACCCGGCTGGCGGCCGCCGGGCAGTAA
- a CDS encoding amino acid permease — MNLLRTKSIEQSIADADEPGRKLKRSLSTWDLMIMGVAVAVGAGIFSVGAKAAANFAGPAVTVSFAIAAVTCALAIMCYAEFATAIPVAGSAYVFTYATMGELLAWIIGWNLILELFTAAAVIAKYWGIYLSKVFALMGADVPPALTIGGVDLYWGAFLIVAIFTVLLVLGTKLSARVGNIFTLIKIGVVLFVIVVGFTYVKVENYAPFVPAAEPTGGTGAADVLKQSFFGFLTGAAPAQYGTLGIFAGAALVFFAFIGFDVVATSAEEVKNPQKTLPRGIFGGLAVVTLLYILVSLALTGMVSYTQLAEAENPTLTTAFEAVGDTSAAKVIAFGSLIGLTTVIMVLLMGLSRVVLAMSRDGLLPRSLSKTSDKRSTPARLQIICGAAVALVAGLTNVDLLEEMINIGTLSAFVVVSLGILVLRRKRPDLKPSFRVPFGKVLPVVSAVLCLYLMTNLAVETWIFFAIWLAIGLAIYFAYGQRHSRLNERFSAANAAVNGGPADSASTASKSGDEDEFTRA; from the coding sequence ATGAACCTTCTCCGGACCAAATCCATCGAGCAGTCGATTGCCGACGCCGATGAACCCGGACGCAAGCTCAAGCGCTCCCTCAGCACGTGGGACCTGATGATCATGGGCGTCGCTGTTGCCGTCGGCGCCGGCATCTTTTCCGTGGGTGCGAAGGCCGCCGCCAACTTCGCCGGCCCGGCCGTGACCGTGTCCTTCGCCATCGCTGCCGTTACCTGTGCGCTGGCCATCATGTGCTATGCCGAGTTCGCCACCGCCATCCCGGTAGCCGGCTCAGCCTACGTGTTCACCTACGCCACCATGGGCGAGCTCCTCGCCTGGATCATCGGCTGGAACCTGATTCTTGAGCTTTTCACCGCCGCGGCAGTGATCGCCAAATACTGGGGCATCTACCTCAGCAAGGTGTTCGCCCTGATGGGTGCCGACGTTCCGCCGGCGCTGACCATCGGCGGCGTGGACCTGTACTGGGGCGCCTTCCTGATCGTGGCCATCTTCACCGTGCTGCTGGTGCTGGGAACCAAGCTTTCAGCCCGCGTAGGCAACATCTTCACCCTGATCAAGATCGGCGTCGTGCTTTTCGTGATCGTTGTGGGCTTCACCTACGTCAAGGTTGAGAACTACGCCCCGTTCGTCCCGGCAGCTGAGCCCACTGGCGGGACCGGTGCCGCAGACGTCCTGAAGCAGTCCTTCTTCGGCTTCCTGACCGGTGCCGCGCCGGCGCAGTACGGCACCCTCGGCATCTTCGCCGGCGCCGCCCTGGTGTTCTTCGCCTTCATTGGCTTCGACGTGGTGGCCACCTCCGCCGAGGAAGTCAAGAACCCGCAGAAGACCCTTCCCCGCGGCATCTTTGGCGGCCTGGCCGTGGTCACCCTGCTCTACATCCTGGTCTCATTGGCCCTGACCGGAATGGTGTCCTACACCCAGTTGGCCGAAGCGGAGAACCCCACACTCACCACCGCCTTCGAAGCCGTGGGTGACACCTCCGCCGCCAAGGTCATCGCCTTCGGATCGCTGATCGGCCTGACCACAGTGATCATGGTGCTCCTCATGGGGCTGTCCCGCGTGGTCCTGGCCATGAGCCGCGACGGCCTCCTGCCGCGTTCCCTGTCCAAAACCAGCGACAAGCGCTCCACCCCGGCGCGGCTGCAGATCATCTGCGGTGCAGCGGTTGCCCTGGTGGCCGGCCTGACCAACGTGGACCTGCTCGAGGAAATGATCAACATCGGCACCCTCTCCGCCTTCGTGGTGGTGAGCCTGGGCATCCTGGTGCTGCGCCGCAAGCGCCCCGACCTGAAGCCGTCCTTCCGGGTTCCGTTCGGCAAGGTCCTCCCGGTGGTCTCCGCCGTGCTGTGCCTCTACCTGATGACCAACCTGGCCGTGGAGACCTGGATCTTCTTCGCCATCTGGCTGGCCATTGGCCTGGCAATCTACTTTGCCTACGGCCAGCGGCACTCACGCCTCAACGAACGCTTCAGCGCCGCCAACGCCGCAGTCAACGGCGGCCCGGCCGACTCTGCCAGCACCGCTTCCAAGTCCGGCGACGAGGACGAATTCACCCGCGCCTGA